One genomic window of Dama dama isolate Ldn47 chromosome 7, ASM3311817v1, whole genome shotgun sequence includes the following:
- the LOC133059308 gene encoding putative olfactory receptor 2W6, translating to MWPQVMENDNTSAFEGFILVGFSDRPHLELILFVVVLTFYLLTLLGNMTIILLSVVDSRLHTPMYFFLANLSFLDMCFTTGSIPQMLYNLWGADKTISYLGCAIQLYFVLALGGVECVLLAVMAYDRYAAVCKPLHYTVIMHPRLCGQLASVAWLSGFGNSLIMAPQTLMLPRCGHRRVDHFLCEMPALIGMACVDTMTLEALAFALAIFIILAPLILILVSYGYIARAVLRIRSAAGRKKAFNTCSSHLIVVSLFYGTIIYMYLQPANTYSQDQGKFLTLFYTIVTPSVNPLIYTLRNKDVKEAMKKVLGKGEAEVE from the coding sequence ATGTGGCCACAGGTGATGGAAAATGACAACACAAGTGCTTTTGAAGGCTTCATCCTGGTGGGCTTCTCTGATCGTCCCCATCTAGAGCTGATCCTCTTTGTGGTTGTCCTCACTTTTTATCTGCTGACTCTTCTTGGCAACATGACCATCATCTTGCTTTCAGTTGTGGATTCCCGGCTGCACACACCCATGTATTTCTTTTTGGCCAACCTCTCATTCCTAGACATGTGCTTCaccacaggttccatccctcagATGCTCTACAACCTTTGGGGTGCAGATAAGACCATCAGCTATCTGGGGTGTGCCATCCAGCTCTACTTCGTCCTAGCTCTGGGAGGGGTGGAATGTGTTCTCCTGGCTGTCATGGCATATGACCGCTATGCTGCAGTCTGCAAACCCCTGCACTACACCGTTATCATGCACCCGCGTCTCTGTGGGCAGCTGGCTTCAGTGGCATGGTTGAGTGGCTTCGGCAATTCTCTCATAATGGCACCCCAGACGTTGATGCTACCTCGCTGTGGGCACCGGCGGGTGGACCACTTTCTCTGTGAGATGCCAGCACTAATTGGCATGGCCTGTGTCGATACCATGACCCTTGAGGCACTGGCATTTGCCTTGGCAATCTTTATCATCCTGGCGCCACTCATCCTCATCCTCGTCTCTTACGGTTATATTGCACGAGCCGTGCTGAGGATCAGGTCAGCTGCCGGGCGAAAGAAAGCCTTCAACACCTGTAGCTCCCACCTCATTGTTGTCTCTCTCTTCTATGGTACGATTATATACATGTACCTCCAGCCAGCAAACACTTATTCCCAGGACCAGGGCAAGTTCCTTACTCTTTTCTACACAATAGTCACTCCCAGTGTTAACCCCCTAATCTATACACTGAGAAACAAAGATGTCAAAGAGGCCATGAAGAAGGTACTAGGGAAGGGAGAGGCAGAAGTAGAGTAA
- the LOC133059779 gene encoding olfactory receptor 2B6-like, with protein sequence MTPINESIPLEFIFLGFSDRPWLEFPLFVVFFTSYMVTIFGNLIIIVVSRLDSRLQTPMYFFLTNLSLLDLCYTTSTVPQLLVNLHSTRKVISYGGCVAQLFMFLALGATECVLLAVMSFDRFVAICRPLRYSVIMSQRLCLQLAAASWITGFSNSMWLSALTLQVPLCGPFVLDHFLCEVPALLKLSCVDTTANEAELFFVSVLFHLVPLTLIAISYAFIARAVLRIKSAESRQKAFGTCGSHLIVVSLFYGTAISMYLQPPSPSSKDQGKMVSLFYGIVAPMLNPLIYTLRNKEVKEAFKRLLARVFSIRK encoded by the coding sequence ATGACTCCCATAAATGAGAGCATCCCCCTGGAGTTCATCTTCTTAGGCTTCTCAGATCGACCATGGCTGGAGTTTCCACTCTTTGTGGTCTTCTTCACTTCTTACATGGTGACTATCTTTGGGAATCTGATCATTATTGTAGTGTCACGCCTGGACTCCAGACTCCAGACTCCCATGTATTTCTTTCTTACCAATCTGTCACTGCTAGATCTTTGCTACACCACAAGCACAGTTCCACAATTGCTGGTAAATTTACACAGCACCAGGAAGGTAATTAGTTACGGTGGCTGTGTGGCccagctgttcatgtttctggCTTTGGGGGCCACCGAATGTGTTCTGCTGGCCGTCATGTCCTTTGATAGATTTGTAGCTATTTGTCGACCTCTCCGTTACTCAGTCATCATGAGCCAAAGGCTCTGCCTCCAGTTGGCAGCTGCATCCTGGATTACCGGTTTCAGCAACTCAATGTGGTTGTCTGCCCTGACTCTCCAAGTGCCACTGTGTGGCCCCTTTGTACTAGATCACTTTCTCTGTGAAGTCCCTGCTCTGCTCAAATTGTCATGTGTTGACACCACAGCAAATGAAGCCGAACTCTTCTTTGTAAGTGTGCTATTCCATCTGGTACCTCTGACACTTATTGCTATATCATATGCTTTTATTGCCCGAGCAGTGTTGAGGATCAAATCTGCTGAAAGCAGACAAAAAGCATTTGGAACTTGTGGCTCCCATCTAATTGTGGTGTCACTTTTTTATGGTACAGCTATCTCCATGTACCTGCAACCACCTTCACCCAGCTCCAAGGACCAGGGAAAGATGGTTTCCCTCTTTTATGGAATTGTTGCACCAATGCTGAATCCCCTGATATATACACTTAGAAACAAAGAGGTAAAGGAGGCCTTTAAAAGGTTACTGGCAAGAGTCTTCtcaatcagaaaataa